The following are from one region of the Sandaracinus amylolyticus genome:
- a CDS encoding YceI family protein, with amino-acid sequence MLRTFARAEMLVSLFGRLLRSFEPGSDVRAEDEELVRSKESMRLRTSGWFISMLAFVAAISFVAADASAQARTFRMTRGGGSRIQWVSDAPLERITGVNNAVTGELTVDPANLATARGTVSVDIAQMRTGLDLRDEHLRGSDWLDAQRFPNATLEITGIEGATALRPNETQRVTIRGRFTLHGVTRDITASAQVRLVPLNDELRAEGVTGDVIRAQASFDIALADHQVSISAPVRLKVANTIRVNVTIRAVAS; translated from the coding sequence GTGCTGCGAACCTTCGCGCGAGCAGAGATGCTCGTTTCGCTGTTCGGACGTCTGCTCCGGTCCTTCGAGCCCGGATCTGACGTGCGGGCGGAAGACGAAGAACTCGTGAGGAGCAAGGAAAGCATGCGACTGCGCACGTCCGGTTGGTTCATCTCGATGCTCGCGTTCGTCGCGGCGATCTCGTTCGTCGCGGCGGATGCGTCGGCGCAGGCGCGCACGTTCCGCATGACGCGCGGGGGCGGGAGCCGGATCCAGTGGGTCTCGGACGCGCCGCTCGAGCGCATCACCGGCGTGAACAACGCGGTCACCGGCGAGCTCACGGTCGACCCCGCGAACCTCGCGACGGCGCGCGGCACGGTGAGCGTCGACATCGCGCAGATGCGCACCGGGCTCGACCTCCGCGACGAGCACCTTCGCGGCAGCGACTGGCTCGATGCCCAGCGCTTCCCGAACGCGACGCTCGAGATCACCGGCATCGAGGGCGCGACCGCGCTGCGCCCGAACGAGACGCAGCGGGTGACGATCCGCGGCCGCTTCACGCTGCACGGCGTGACCCGCGACATCACGGCGAGCGCGCAGGTGCGCCTCGTCCCGCTCAACGACGAGCTGCGCGCCGAGGGCGTCACCGGCGACGTGATCCGCGCGCAGGCGAGCTTCGACATCGCGCTCGCCGATCACCAGGTGTCGATCAGCGCGCCGGTGCGCCTCAAGGTCGCGAACACGATCCGCGTGAACGTGACCATCCGCGCCGTCGCGAGCTGA
- a CDS encoding putative DNA-binding domain-containing protein: MTVAELQRAMQRVCFDRAPSPEDLALLGSERALLYRDLVRSRLRELVSKVLPKTEAAIGRARTSALFDGFLAEAPPRSRFFREVIPDFVSFALLRIEGPAHARDVLALESTRWELAWRAGETPDEIVEFDLEKTPVPHPTLRVLALGHAVHRDVDPPPAGAFFVSVHRRPDHVVETRTLDATSFALVRAWARGDRPAIDGVREVLAAEGRAPDAAFVEKMSALLTALLEAGALLGSRA; encoded by the coding sequence GTGACCGTCGCCGAGCTCCAGCGCGCGATGCAGCGGGTGTGCTTCGATCGCGCGCCCTCGCCCGAGGATCTCGCGCTGCTGGGGAGCGAGCGCGCGCTCCTGTACCGCGACCTCGTGCGGTCGCGGCTGCGCGAGCTCGTGTCGAAGGTGCTGCCGAAGACCGAGGCCGCGATCGGTCGCGCCCGGACGAGCGCGCTCTTCGATGGGTTCCTCGCCGAGGCGCCGCCGCGATCGCGCTTCTTCCGCGAGGTGATCCCGGACTTCGTGTCGTTCGCGCTGCTGCGCATCGAGGGGCCTGCGCACGCGCGCGACGTGCTCGCGCTGGAGTCGACGCGCTGGGAGCTCGCGTGGCGCGCCGGGGAGACGCCGGACGAGATCGTCGAGTTCGATCTCGAGAAGACGCCGGTGCCGCATCCCACGCTGCGCGTGCTCGCGCTGGGGCACGCGGTGCATCGCGACGTCGACCCGCCGCCGGCGGGTGCGTTCTTCGTGAGCGTGCATCGGCGCCCCGATCACGTGGTGGAGACGCGCACGCTCGACGCGACGTCGTTCGCGCTGGTGCGCGCCTGGGCGCGTGGGGATCGCCCCGCGATCGACGGCGTGCGCGAGGTGCTCGCGGCCGAGGGACGCGCGCCCGACGCCGCGTTCGTCGAGAAGATGAGCGCCCTGCTGACCGCGCTCCTCGAGGCGGGCGCGCTGCTCGGCTCGCGCGCCTGA
- a CDS encoding DUF692 domain-containing protein, with the protein MAAKEARGIGLGLRQEIAAEMLARRPDEIEWVEIHPENYVERAGSFERHLADARAIWPVVPHGLSLCFGSIEPFEPAYLRKLRAFLDAIDAPWYSDHLCWGGVDGVALHDLMPMPFVRESVDVACARIAQVEDAIGRPVAIENVSYYVHPGAPEMHEIDFVLEVLERSGCRMMLDVNNVYVNARNHGFDARTYLDRIPADRVVQIHVAGHLVRAGQPIIDTHAEPICDDVYALIGHTLARMPDVPVLLERDGNFPALDVLLEELRRLRAIADGARA; encoded by the coding sequence ATGGCAGCGAAGGAAGCACGAGGGATCGGGCTCGGCCTGCGGCAGGAGATCGCCGCGGAGATGCTCGCGCGCAGGCCCGACGAGATCGAATGGGTGGAGATCCACCCCGAGAACTACGTCGAGCGCGCCGGCTCGTTCGAGCGGCACCTCGCGGATGCGCGCGCGATCTGGCCGGTGGTGCCCCACGGGCTCTCGCTCTGCTTCGGCTCGATCGAGCCCTTCGAGCCGGCGTACCTGCGCAAGCTGCGCGCGTTCCTCGATGCGATCGACGCGCCCTGGTACAGCGACCACCTCTGCTGGGGCGGGGTCGACGGAGTCGCGCTGCACGACCTGATGCCGATGCCCTTCGTGCGCGAGTCGGTCGACGTCGCGTGCGCGCGCATCGCCCAGGTCGAGGACGCGATCGGTCGCCCGGTCGCGATCGAGAACGTCAGCTACTACGTGCACCCCGGCGCGCCGGAGATGCACGAGATCGACTTCGTGCTCGAGGTCCTCGAGCGATCCGGATGCCGGATGATGCTCGACGTGAACAACGTCTACGTGAACGCGCGCAACCACGGGTTCGACGCGCGCACGTACCTCGATCGCATCCCCGCCGATCGCGTGGTGCAGATCCACGTCGCGGGGCACCTCGTGCGGGCGGGACAGCCGATCATCGACACCCACGCCGAGCCGATCTGCGACGACGTCTACGCGCTGATCGGGCACACCCTCGCGCGCATGCCCGACGTGCCGGTGCTGCTCGAGCGCGACGGCAATTTCCCCGCGCTCGACGTGCTGCTCGAGGAGCTGCGGCGCCTCCGCGCGATCGCGGACGGAGCGCGCGCGTGA